In Balaenoptera acutorostrata chromosome 12, mBalAcu1.1, whole genome shotgun sequence, a single window of DNA contains:
- the LOC103014865 gene encoding protein MIX23-like, with protein MFSSEIFVNAEDRGHDIPELSTQKSGKVPVKFASSSSVQQITVLHGTDGQPLLLPYKPSGSTKMYYGPNMAAPSGGVSCEEFAEFQELLKVMRTIDDRIVHELNTTVPTASFAGKIDASQTCKQLYESLMAAHASRDRVIKNCIAQTSSVVKQLREEREKNLDNLTLLKQLRKEQTKLKWMQSELNVEEVVNDRSWKVFNERCRIHFKPPKNE; from the exons ATGTTTTCATCTGAGATTTTTGTTAATGCTGAAGATCGTGGACATGATATTCCAGAGCTCAGTACACAGAAGTCGGGCAAAGTTCCTGTCAAGTTTGCTTCATCATCTTCAGTCCAACAGATTACTGTTCTTCATGGCACAGATG GCCAGCCTTTACTGTTGCCATATAAGCCTTCTGGTAGTACAAAGATGTACTATGGGCCCAATATGGCGGCGCCCAGTGGCGGTGTGAGCTGTGAGGAGTTCGCCGAGTTCCAGGAATTACTCAAGGTGATGAGGACGATTGATGACAGAATAGTACATGAATTAAACACTACGGTTCCAACAGCTTCCTTTGCAGGGAAAATTGATGCCAGCCAAACCTGTAAACAACTTTATGAGTCTTTGATGGCGGCTCATGCCAGTAGGGACCGAGTCATAAAAAACTGTATAGCTCAGACCTCATCAGTAGTAAAACAGCTccgagaggagagagaaaagaatttggACAATTTAACGTTATTAAAGCAACTTAGAAAAGAACAGACAAAGTTGAAATGGATGCAGTCAGAACTGAATGTTGAAGAAGTGGTAAATGACAGGAGCTGGAAGGTGTTTAATGAACGCTGCCGAATTCACTTCAAGCCtccaaagaatgaataa
- the LOC130709343 gene encoding mitochondrial import inner membrane translocase subunit Tim8 A-like, whose product MASSSSSSAAGLGSVDPQLQHFIEVETQKQRFQQLVHQMTELCWEKCMDKPGPKLDSRAEACFVNCVERFIDTSQFILNRLEQTQKSKPVFSESLSD is encoded by the coding sequence ATGGCGTCCTCCTCGTCTTCCTCCGCAGCGGGTTTGGGCTCGGTCGACCCGCAGCTGCAGCATTTCATCGAGGTAGAGACTCAGAAGCAGCGCTTCCAGCAGCTGGTGCACCAGATGACGGAACTTTGTTGGGAAAAGTGCATGGACAAGCCTGGGCCAAAGTTGGACAGTCGGGCTGAGGCCTGTTTTGTGAACTGCGTTGAGCGCTTCATTGATACAAGCCAATTCATCTTGAATCGACTGGAACAGACCCAGAAATCCAAGCCAGTCTTCTCAGAAAGCCTTTCTGACTGA